In the Leptospira terpstrae serovar Hualin str. LT 11-33 = ATCC 700639 genome, AACACGGCTCGTTTGAAAGAAAAAGGATTCACAGAAGATGTATTGGAAAAACTCGAAAAACAACTTCCATTTGTATTTGATATTCAATTCGCTTTCAACAAGTTTACGTTAGGTGAAGATTTCCTTTCCAAAACATTGGGAATTGATGCAAACGTTTACAACTCCATGAGTTTTAACCTTTTGGAAACATTGGGATTTTCTGCAGATGAAATTGCTCAAGCAAACGATTATGTTTGTGGAACAATGACAATCGAAAACGCACCTTTTATTAAAGAGAAAGATCTCCCTGTTTTTGATTGTGCAAACAAATGTGGAAAATACGGAAAAAGATTTTTATCTTATCAATCACATATCCGAATTATGGCTGCGGCTCAACCATTCATTTCGGGTGCTATCTCCAAAACGATCAACCTTCCCGAGGAGGCAACCATCGAGGATGTGAAAAACGCATACCTCATGTCCTGGAAAGTGATGATCAAAGCTAATGCGCTTTACCGTGATGGTTCTAAACTTTCACAACCACTTAACTCTGTATTCCAGTTGTTAAGTGCTGTGGGTGAAGAAGAGGAAGAACTTCAAGCTTCCTCAGCTCCAAAAACAGTAACAGAAGTTGCAGAAAAACTAGTTTATAAATACATTTCGGAAAGGAGAAAACTCCCTCACCGTCGTGCAGGATATACACAGAAAGCAATGGTCGGTGGACACAAAGTTTACCTTCGCACTGGAGAATATGAAGATGGCCAACTTGGCGAAATCTTTATCGATATGCACAAAGAAGGAGCGGCCTTCCGTTCTTTAATGAATGCATTTGCGATTGCGGTTTCTCTTGGCCTTCAACATGGAGTTCCTTTAGAAGAATTTGTAGAAGCATTTACATTCTTCAAATTTGAACCTAACGGAATGGTTTCTGGCAACCCTCATATTAAGATGTCAACCTCTGTGATCGATTACATCTTTAGAGAACTTGCCATTACTTATCTTGGTAGATACGACTTGGCACAAGTATCTCCAGAAGATCTAAGAACCGATGAAGTAGGAAGAAAAGCAGAACCTGCAAAGGATCTGGTGGGAAAGCAGGAAAGTAGCGGACTTCGTGCTCCGTTACAAGTTTCCCCTATTTCTATGAAGTCTGTATTGGAAGAAAAACCGGAACCTGTGGCAGTAGCTAGTGGGACAACACAGCCAACAGCTGCGCAGTCTGCAGCGGCAACACTCAAAATCATTGCCGAAGCAAGAACCAAAGGTTATACGGGAGATTCCTGTACAGAATGTGGTTCCTTTCAAATGGTACGTAACGGAGCTTGCCTCAAATGTATCTCATGCGGATCCACAACGGGTTGTTCCTAAAACCAAAACTAGTCCATCGCCAAATTCTAATTTCTAATTAGGGTTTGGCTCTTGAAAATTAAAAAGAGATCTCGAATTGAGATCTCTTTTTTTATCTAAAGCATTCAAAAAAATTAAGCTAAAAAGAATCTTCGACTGAAGCGAAAGCTAAATAGAAAATTAGAATCGATTAGGGAACCGGAGCAGGTTCTATAGATGTTTCTTCTGCTTTTGGCGTAGCACCACCTAACTGATTTAAATTAGGAAGGTCAACCTTTGGTGAAGAAAACGTACCTCGGATCGGAATACATGTTTTTCCCCCTTCTTGTGGGAGGAGAGCCACCATCCCCACTAAGTCCTGGCGTTCCTGCGCAAACTTATCCGTAAGAGAAAAACAAACCTTTAAATCTAATTGCGAGTAAGCAAAAGTATCAGAAAGACGAACCACTCCCTGGAATTGGAATTTGGCAAGGGAAGATTCCAAAATTCCTCGTTCCAAAAGTAACTTTCCAGAGCGAATTTTAAAAACAATATTTGCCTTACGGATGTCAGTTCCTTTCAAACTTCCTAAAAAAGGAATTTCTGGTGATTCTTTAATTTTTCCGCCAGATAAATCAATCTCCCCTTCTCCATTCCATTTTGTAATTTTATCATCTAATGGCGAAAGTCGTAACGGAATATCAAGAGTTTGGACACTAGCGGCCCACTCGCTGCCTTCGAAACTAAAGTATCCAATATTTGCGTCGCCATCCAAACGGGACTGAAGCAATCCCAAAAGAGAGACACCTAAACTAATTTCTTCTGCTTTAATCGAAGTACCTGATGGAAAACTAGCCACGAAACTATCAAAAGATTTTCTTCCAATCATTGGGAACTGAATTTCTTTTGCATCCATAAAGATCCCAGTTTCTTTACCTGTTTTGATAAGAATAGAACGGACAATTTCATTCAGGGGAAAAATAAAAAGTGTAAATATTAGAAAAGAAACAAAAGCAATACCAACAAGAGTAAAAATTTCCTTCCGATTTACTTTAGTATGTTCTTCGTCACCATCTTCATCAAACAAATCACCATCGTCTTCCAGAAGACTTTCCTGGACTTCTTGGTCTTCTTCATTTTGAAAATCGTCTTCCAATTCACTTTCTTTTGGCATTTTATTTCCCTTTGGATAAACGACTATACGATGAGATTTTTAAATTCACATCGTATATTTCTTTTTCTGCAAATGGTTTTCTGAAACTGAGTAAATCAACCTTTGCTTGGATTTGTTTGTTCTTTTCTATATCATAGACAAGTTTAATGATATCTTGCAAAAGAACGGAACGAAAAGACACATCAATCGTAATTTTATTATAGTCCTTTTGGATGACATTACTTGTATCCTTCATCGTTTGGACTTTGTCTTTTAAATTATATCTAACTAGAATTTGATCTAGTTTCGAATACATAACACTTACATCTTCTTCGCTTCCACCTGACTGTAATCCACGCAAATAATTATATTCACGAATCACTCGATCAAGTTCGGTAGCCTGCGACCTAGTTTCGAAAATTTCTTCCGTCAGACTGTTTCGCAAATCTGAAAACAAAGTGATAATGGTATAAATTCCAAGAAGAGCCACGAAACTGATTAAACCAGTGACTAAAACACGTTCTCTATCATTCAGCCGGTCAAACATTATGGTTCATCCTTAGGAGTCACAACATCCATTTTGATTTTAAAACTGACTTTGAATTTGTTTACTCCAGTGATGAGTCTCTTATTTTGAATTTGTATATTAGTGAATTTTTCTGATTTTTCTAAAGCCGATTGGATGGTTCCAATTTCCCCAAATTCATTAACTCGACCATAAATTTGAATTTCCTTTTCTTCAAAATTGAACTGATCCAAAATAAAAGGCAAAACATCGGGCGAAGGAAATTGTTCAGTGGCTTCATTCAAAACATCCAAAACACTTTCTTGGGAAAGAAACAATCGATAGATTTCCGTTTTCTTTCTTTCGGCTTTTAGTTTTTTGTTTGCTTCGGTAAGTGGATCTTCCTCTTCACCGAGTTCTCCACCAATTCCATTTTTGTATTTTTCTAATAACACCTGTTTATTCGCAGTTATTTTCCGTTTATCTAAAATGATTCCGATGAGAAACACTCCAAACAAAAGCATAAGGGAAATGCTTACGAGAATTAGGTGAGGTTTGAAAGCAGATAATTTAAACCTATTGGTATGAATCTTTTTAGCAAATCCTGTTTCTAGAAAATTAACCCTATTGCGAGATTCAAAATGAGTACCAGTTGCCACTGCAGTAACAAAACTCGGATCATTAATTCCTAAAAATTCATAACGTCCAGTTTTGATTCCTAACTTTTCTTCTAAATAAGCGGTGAGTCCTGGATACAAACTCGCTCCACCAGACAAAAGAATCAGACTTGGCCGTTCCGTTTCTGGAAGTGAAAAAATACTATTTTCAACTTCGTGAATCAGTTGTTCAATTTTTGCTAAAATAAACTTTCGAATTGATTTCCACTGAGTGGAAGTTATGTGGAATTTGGAAAAAAAACTTATTTCTTCCGATTTTTCTACCGTTTCAAAAAGAAAACCTATAGGTAAGGATTCCTTAAGTGCTCGCGCATCTTCCAATTCAATTTTAAGGAGGTTCGCAATTTCTAAACTCACGTCTTCTCCACCAATATAAATTTGGCGGGTGTGGCGAAGTTTTCCTTCAAAAAGAACATTCAGAATGCTATACTTTCCTCCAAGATCCAATTGAAGAATGGATTGTTCTGCAAGTATTAGAGGAAAGTTTTTTGTCACTAAAGAGGAGAGTGCAAAAGAATCTAATGACAAACAAGATAGAGAAAGATCACCTTTAGCAAAAGGTTTTAATGCTCGGAGAAGTTCTGAATGGTGGACATTGAAAGAAATAACTTCTGAGTTTTCTTTATTCGATCTCCATGTTTTGCCGATGACTTCCAGTTCCTCCATCGGATAGGGAACTAAATTTTCCACCTCAAATGGTAATACTTCTTGGATGGCTTTTTCAGAAACCAATGGTACGGTGAGGTCCCTTACAAATAGATTGTGAATTCCTAAATTAATAAGGAAACGGTTTTCTTCAGGGAAAAAACTTTGAATGAAACGAATGATATTGTATTCAAAAGGATCTCCTTCAGATTCGTCCAGTTCAACAACCGGAAGACTTTCTGTTCGAAGGATCACTACTTTTCCGAGTACCTTTTTAAAAAGGACTCCTTTTAGAAACGTTGAACCATAATCGATAGCTAGGTATTGGTCAAATGATAACATAATTAATCTTCAGTATAGTATAACATTTGGTTGTTGGTGAGGTCAAAAAGACCTGATACCTTTCGAACCACTTTATCCTTTATAATCCCAACCCCTGTGATTTTATAAACTTCGCCCTTGGTTTTGATACGACCACCAGAGACATCTGTACCCTCTCCCGCCAGTTCCTTATACAGAGTGAGGTCCCCTGTTGTTTTCACTTGGAATTCTGGTTCGGTCTCCAGATCTTTCAATTCTTTAATATAGCCTCCTTTCTGCAACTTGAGTTTCAAAATTTTCATAGCGGCTTGTTTGGTCATAAAGTCAGAAAGGGAAATGAGGACAAAATAAGGGGCTGTATTGATATTGATCCGATCGTCATAGGAATCACCCGCAGGCAAGTAGGCAGTGATATTATTTGAGAGCACATAATCTTTATCGGAACGAAGGGCCCTTTCCTCCTCTGTCATAAAGTCCTTGGAATTATTTTTGTCATAGTCCTTAGGTTTCAAACTTTCATAGACTACGGATCGATCAAATCCTTTGACACTTAACAGTTCCGAAAGTGAATAGAGGGGAGCATTTTTAATTTTTCTCGGTGGCGAAAGCCGGTTATAGTAGTACTGTTCGGCCCCCCCACCGGTTTCCTGGTGATTTTCATCGATCCAATCCAAAATGGGAAAAATCATCTCTCGTTTTAAACCAAATTGATAGAAAAGGCGAGTGACCATCTCGATTGTTCTTTGGTTCGGTTGGTCATCGTAAATTTTCACTAAAGAGTTAATGTTGATCTTCCCATCTTCTGGACTCATAGTGTAATAAATAACCCCCCCACCTAGTGGTATCGGTGGCGGATCCATAGCAAGGCCCGACTGATATAAAACCTCTTCAGGAATTTTTTTCAAAGCACCCACTGCTCCCATAAACCCTGCTTTCGCTAGCATATGAGCTCGAAAACCATCAGCCTGTGAACGAGCCACTCGGTATTCTGTAGCTGCATCCTCAAAGAATTTTGAAGCAGTGAACATAGAAGCGGTACCAATGGCCATCACAAGGAGATAGACCATAAACCCCTGTTTTGTTTTTTTATTTGTAGAGGATAACCGGATGCGCAAGAGATTCATATTTAACAAAGGCATTCCCCACTAATGATATAATTTCAAATCGAATCAGTCTTGGAATTTTTTTCGTTGTTCGGGAATTCCAATCATCAACCCATTTATCTCCACGTTCAGAAAATTTCATTTGAAAACTCTTTACATTTTCGAGTAATACGTGTTCTACGCCACCTTGTGTCGGGAAGGTATCAATCATCTCATCCTCCCTACGAATTAAATAAGACAACCCACTCATCTTTGGATTAGGCATCTTTCGCAAATAAAAGGAAACTTCCCGAACAGAAGCCTGCCCTTCTTCTTCCGAATTTGGGTTGGCTGTTGCAAAAACAACACGATCGTTCCTTCCTCCTGTGACTCCATCTTGTTTACCCACAAACAAAATTCGTTTCTGGTTATCTATAAAGTAGGTACGGGCAAGGGTTCCTCTAATATTCTCCATAGCATAAAGAATATCTTTTCTATTGGCTCCTTTATTAGAGGCGCCTTTTTTGGAAATTTTATTCGCAGTATAAAATACGGAGAATATACCTGTGAAAATGACCGCCATAATCATAACGACGATAGAAATCTCCACCAAGGTAAACCCACGTCTATGTCGCGACATAACAAACACTAGTATTTAGTACTCCGGAAAGTTTCTACGCTATAGGTTTCCTTTTTATTTCCATCCGAATAAAAAATGGAAACTTTCACACGGAAAACTTTAAGAACCCCACCTGTTTCAAAACTTTTTTTCTGACCACGTTTTTTCATTAAGTCACTAAAGCCAACGTCTTTATCACCTAACATATCTTTTGGTGCTTTTTTTCGAAGTGCTTCCGCATTGGGCCCACCAGCAAGTTTCAATAAATCCATTTCTTCTTCTTTGATTTCTGTTTCAAAGGTGTAACCTGGAAAGGCATCGATTGAACCACGGGATGTATCCGTCTGCATTGTGGTGGATGAGTCTACCTGTGCCATTTTAATTTTTGCTAAATGGACTGCATTGGCAAGTAAGACCGCCTTTTTCTGATACGAAATTCCTTCGGCAATTAGGGAATATGTGTAAGTCATGACCATAGCAGCCATTGCCATCGCTATGGTGACTTCGAAAAGTGTAAAGGCTTGACGAAAATATTTATTTAGGTTGGGTTTTTGCATTGGAGTCCACCTGTTCATCTCTTTCGTCAAGTCCATAAGAAACCTTTTCAATAGCCTTAGTTTCAGGTTCTGGGAAATATTCCGTTTTATGAATTTTTATTTTTCCACCATAACAGTAGATTTGAATGGTTCTTTTGATTTCTGTATCTGAACCTACATATAAAAATAAATCAGTAGTGGTTCCTTGTGGAGTAAATACAATTCGGATTTTACCTTCCGATCTTGGTTTTCCACCTAAATCCCGTACGCTGACAATTTTTGAATAAAACGGGAGAGTCACTTTTTTTAAAATTGCTTCTTCTTCCAATCCCCCTTCTTCTCTTTTTAAAAGAAAAAACTGGTATTCCCTTTTTTCAAAATCATATTGAAATAGGACTGCTTGGTTGGTTAATTGTGCTTTGTTATAACCGAATTTAAAGGATTCCTGTAATTTTACAGCGATATCTTCCGTGGAGGGAATGATGAGGTTACGGAGGGTTCCTCCAACAATCACCATGATAAGCCCAAGTATGGAGATCACTACGACGATCTCAATCAAAGTGAGACCATCGCGTAATTTCCGTTTGGTTTTCAGAACCGGTATTTTATCGGAAAGCTGCCGGGTAATCATCCGGTGAAAGGATATTAAAGTCTTTACCTTTTCCTTCGCCACCTTCTTTTTTATCATCACCTAGAGTAACAATTTGAGGGACAGCTCCTTCAAACTTTAGCACGTAAGGTGTTTTCCACGGATCTTTCAAAACAGCTTTCTCACGAATGATAGGTTCGTAATCGTCACCAATTTTATCGTCGTCTGGTTTCTCGATTAACGCTTGTAAACCTTGTTCTTCTGAAGGATATTTATCATATACTTCTAAATATCTTTCCAACGCAGTTTTTAACACGGCACTATCGTTTTTCAGCTTCAATTTTTTTTCGCCTTCACCCCGGTTTCCGATACTGGAGTAAAGAATGGCCATGAGTGATCCTAAAATGAGCATTACCACTGTAATCTCGATTAAGGTGAGTCCCTCACGAATCTTTCTGTGTTTCCCTTTAGTTTTCATAAACTCTACATCCCCTGGATTTCTTGAGTTAGTTTGTACATTGGCGTCATAATTGCCGCCATAATGGTAAAAATAATTCCACCCATTACAATGATCATCATTGGTTCTAATGATTGTGTCAAAGATTTTATTGCCGTGTCGACCTCGGATTCATAGATTTCCGAGAGTTTATTCATCATTTCGGGAACTTTATCGGATGCTTCTCCGGCACTGAGCATCCCAAGTACCATCTGGGGAAGGACTTGCGAACCTTGTAAGGAATCAGATAATTTCCCCCCTTCTTTGATTTTGATAATTGCACTTTCAATTTCTTCTTTAAAAACGGTATGTCCCACCACATCTGAAACGATGTTCAAAGACACAATGAGTGGAACCCGGTTCATGAGAAGAATGGAAAGGTTCCTTGCAAAATTGGAAACTAAGATTTTACGAAGTAAGGTTCCAATCACCGGTAAACCAAGTAAAAACCGGTCCCAAACCTTTTTCCCTTCCCCTGAACTTTTCCACTTTAAAAAACTAAGTAAACCGGCAGCAATCGCACCTAAAATAAAAAACCAATAGTTTGTCAGTACATAGGATAAAAATATCACTCCGCGAGTTAAGAGCGGAAGTTTTGCATCAAAAGATGCGAACAACTGTTCAATTTGAGGAATAACCACTACGAGTAGAAATATTGATACACCAAGTGACAGTAACCCCATAATCATTGGATAAATCATTGCCACTTGGACTTTTGATTTTAACTCCGAAGATTTTTCCTCTAGTTCTGCTAACCTATGTAATGTGTTTTCGTAGTTTCCTGTGGATTCACCGACAGAAATCAAACTAGGGTATTGGTCAGGGAAAACCGTTTTGTGTTTTTTCATGGACTCAGAAAGGCTCATCCCTTCTGTGATGTCAGCTCTCATCTCAATCAAAACTTTTTTGAAGTATATGTTTTCGACTTGGTCAATGATAGAAAGTAAACATTTATCGAGAGGTATTCCTGCACCAATCAGTGTTCCCAATTGTTTACAAAACAAACCTACATCTTTTCGGGGAATTCGGTATAATAACTTGGATAAAAAAGGAAAGAGTTCCCTTTCTTCTTTTTCACGGTCTTCCTGTATGGAACGAACGTAGAGTCCTTTCGCCTTAAGCTTGTTACGTGCCGCCTGAAGATTGGGAGCATCAATGATATTTTTTTCTTCTTTGCCTTTTCGGTTGAAAGCTACGTAAGTAAAGAGTGGCATAAAATTTATGATACTCGAAGGACTTCTTCGGGAGTGGTTACACCTTCAATCACTTTGAATTTGCCGTATTCTTGGAGCGTAGAAAGGCCATTTTTTATAGCAAGTTCTTTGATTCGGTTTGAATCAGCACCTTGCAAAATCGCACGTTTGATTTCATCATTCATTATGAGAAGTTCATACAATCCAGTTCTTCCTTTGTATCCTGAGTTTAGACAAGAAGCGCAACCTTTCCCGCGATACAAGACCCCATTTTTTAATTCTTTTCTCTGGATTCCAAGGCCAGCCAAATCTTTGTCTGTTGGTTTGTAAGAAGTTTTACAATCCTTACAAATGACCCGAACAAGCCTTTGGGCCATAAATCCAAGTACGGAACTGGTAATCAGATAGGGCTCTATTCCCATATCGACAAGCCTTGTGACGGCAGCGGACGCATCGTTTGTATGCAGAGTAGAAAAAACCAAGTGTCCTGTAAGAGAGGCTTGGATGGCAATTCTTGCCGTTTCTTCATCCCGGATCTCTCCCACCATCACCACATCCGGATCCTGACGAAGGATAGACCGAAGTCCCGCAGCAAAGGTAAGACCAATTTTATCATTCATTTGCATTTGGGAGATCCCATCCATTTGGTATTCCACTGGATCTTCGCAAGTGATGATATTTCTTTCTTCTGTATTGATTTCAGAAAGTGCGGAATACAAGGTTGTAGATTTACCAGATCCCGTTGGGCCAGTTACTAAGATAATTCCATATGGTTTATAAATGAGTTCTTTAAAGTCTTTAAGGATTTCCTTGTTAAAACCCATAGTATCAATGGAATACTTTTGATCTGTTTTATTGAGAATCCGCATTACAATGCGTTCACCAAATTGGCAAGGGATGATTGAAACCCGTACGTCCACATCCTTTCCCGCTAACCGCAGTTTGATCCTACCATCTTGTGGCAAACGGTTCTCAGCAATGTTCAAATTGGACATGATTTTGATACGTGTGGAAATTCCCGCCAAATAAGATTTAGGTGGATTTAAAACTTTTTGCAAAACACCATCCACACGATAACGAACCACTACTGATTTTTCGAATGGTTCCACGTGAATATCTGAAGCCCTTTCGGAAACAGCCTGTGATAAAATTACGTTCACCATCTTAATGATGGGAGCTTCATTCGAAAGGTCTAAGGCATCTGATTCAAAGGCATCCGAGAGATCGCCAAAACTCCCATCCATCTCGTCCATCATCTCTTTTGCTTCGGCAGTTGTTTTGTCGAACTGAGAGTGAACGATCCTCATGATTTCGTTTTCCGTTGCGAGAACGAATTGAATTTCGTATCCTTTTAAAAAGGATCGCATATCATCCATTGGGTGGAGGTCTGTGGGATCACATGTGGCAACGATTACTTTTTTGCCTTTGACCGAAACCGGAACAATTTTAGAACGTTGGACTAGTTTTAAAGGAATTTTTCCAAAAACTTCTTCATTAGCAACAAACTCGAGTTTGTCGATAAATTCCATTCGGTGGAGCTTGGATAAGGCTTTTAGAATGTCAGTTTCGGAAGCGAGACCTTTTTTCTGGATGATATGAGTGATGGGAAGATTAGTTTTTTCCTGTTGTTTGGAAATATCCTCAAGATCCTTTATTGTAAGAATCCCATCTTCTAATAGAATTTGGCCTAAACTCTTTCTCATCGCAGTTTCTTTTCTCGTTCGTCGACCATCCTTTCTTGTTCATTTTTCTTTTGGATGGTCATTCGATCCGATTTATCTCGGTCGTCCAAAATATGAGGTGTTAAAAACACCATCAAATTGGTTTTACGATTTTGATTGGTAGTTCTGCGAAAGAGAGTTCCAAGTAGTGGAATCTCACCTAAAATTGGGATCTTTTGTACTTTCTTTTGTTTGTCATTGGAAAGAAGCCCCCCGATAACAATGGTTTGGATATTATCCACAACGATAGTAGTTTTTATATCTCGTTTGTTAAACGTTGGGTTTCCCCCTGTAGCTTCAGAAGAAATCCCTGCTACGTTTTTAATCTCTTGGTAAAGATCTAAAGTGATACGATTGTTTTTGTTGATATGCGGTGTGAACTTGAGTTTAATCCCTGTGGGACGGTATTCAAAGTTTGCAACCGTCACGGCATTGTCCCCACCGAGACCTGCGTTACGGTTTTGTGTTCGAACGGGAACATCCTGCCCTACGTTGATTTCCGCTTCTTGGTTATCCAAGGTCAATATCTGAGGAGCTGACAATACGTTGAAATTTTCATTGGTTGAGTTTGCATTCAAAATACCAATGATTTGTTGGCCCCCTCTACGAATGAAACCAAGGGAGAAACCAGAAAGAGTGTTTACGTTAGTGGGACGACCATTTTTATCAATCACTCCCCCTTGTGCCGCAAGACCTGTGTTAAACTGTCCATAGGCCAACTCTTGGTAACGCCAATCGATACCAAAGTCATTGAGGTCAGTGGAACTAAGTTCCACAATAAGGACTTCGAGTAACACCTGTTTTCTGGGTGTATCTAGGATTTTAATGATTTTTTTAATTTCTTCCCACTCTTGAGGAGTTGCCGTCACAATCAGTGAGTTGGATTCTTTGTGAGCTACTGCTTTGATTTTATCTTGTTTTCCTGGGACCTTTGGTGCCTGAGCAACAGGTTGTGGTGGAGCTGCTGGTTTTCCATCAGGGCCTGGTTCTCCCGGTGGACCTTGTGCCGGTGCCATAGGAGCATCGGGCATATCCAATTTTACCAAAATGGCAGCCAACTTTTCTGCTTCATTGTATTCCAAAGTATAAATATGGATATCACCAGCAGAGGAAATGGAACCTGGACCATCGGCTCGTACATCTAAATTATCAACTAACTTGAGTAATTTGTTAATATCGGATGTGGAACCCGAAAAAATCAAAGTGTTTTGGTTTTTGGGAATGATGATATCTGTATCAGGAGAAGTGACCCGTTTGAGAATAGGTTCGAGCTCTACAGCGTTCGAAAATTCCAAGGGAACAATTTGAGTAATGGTTTTATTTAAGGAAACATCAGCCTCTGAAACTGGATCTTTTCCTATCCGAACAATCGGAGATTTAGCAAGAGCATCTTTGATTTTAACTACTTTAATAAGATCATTCTCTTCGATGAGTCCAAAACCTTGAGTCTCTAATACAGATTTCATAAATCCGTAAGCATCTTCAATTTTGACTCGTTTTTGTGAGATGATGGTGATCTTCTTTCCCTTCACCGCATCATCGATTAGAATATTTCGTTTGATGATGGCACTCATTCCCATAAGGAAATCTTTGAGTTCTGTGTCCCGCCAATCGGCAGTGAAACTTGCAGGTTCTGGTGAGGATTTGGCCTTTGGTTTCCCTTTCTCTTGAGAAAAGCTAGGAGTGACAAATAAATAGAGGCAAATACTCAGTACTACTAAAGGAAGACGATTTCTCATTTTAATTCCGAATGATAAATTCATATGTGATTATTTTGCCTTGTCTCTCTAAATCCACTGTAATTTTCGGTGCTTGTTTGATCGAACCCCAAATTTCCAACATTTTCTCTGTTTCGTTGAGTGGCATTCCATTGACTCGTTTGATAATATCCCCACCGCGT is a window encoding:
- the gspN gene encoding type II secretion system protein GspN encodes the protein MPKESELEDDFQNEEDQEVQESLLEDDGDLFDEDGDEEHTKVNRKEIFTLVGIAFVSFLIFTLFIFPLNEIVRSILIKTGKETGIFMDAKEIQFPMIGRKSFDSFVASFPSGTSIKAEEISLGVSLLGLLQSRLDGDANIGYFSFEGSEWAASVQTLDIPLRLSPLDDKITKWNGEGEIDLSGGKIKESPEIPFLGSLKGTDIRKANIVFKIRSGKLLLERGILESSLAKFQFQGVVRLSDTFAYSQLDLKVCFSLTDKFAQERQDLVGMVALLPQEGGKTCIPIRGTFSSPKVDLPNLNQLGGATPKAEETSIEPAPVP
- the pilM gene encoding cell division protein FtsA, with protein sequence MLSFDQYLAIDYGSTFLKGVLFKKVLGKVVILRTESLPVVELDESEGDPFEYNIIRFIQSFFPEENRFLINLGIHNLFVRDLTVPLVSEKAIQEVLPFEVENLVPYPMEELEVIGKTWRSNKENSEVISFNVHHSELLRALKPFAKGDLSLSCLSLDSFALSSLVTKNFPLILAEQSILQLDLGGKYSILNVLFEGKLRHTRQIYIGGEDVSLEIANLLKIELEDARALKESLPIGFLFETVEKSEEISFFSKFHITSTQWKSIRKFILAKIEQLIHEVENSIFSLPETERPSLILLSGGASLYPGLTAYLEEKLGIKTGRYEFLGINDPSFVTAVATGTHFESRNRVNFLETGFAKKIHTNRFKLSAFKPHLILVSISLMLLFGVFLIGIILDKRKITANKQVLLEKYKNGIGGELGEEEDPLTEANKKLKAERKKTEIYRLFLSQESVLDVLNEATEQFPSPDVLPFILDQFNFEEKEIQIYGRVNEFGEIGTIQSALEKSEKFTNIQIQNKRLITGVNKFKVSFKIKMDVVTPKDEP
- a CDS encoding type II secretion system minor pseudopilin, which gives rise to MNLLRIRLSSTNKKTKQGFMVYLLVMAIGTASMFTASKFFEDAATEYRVARSQADGFRAHMLAKAGFMGAVGALKKIPEEVLYQSGLAMDPPPIPLGGGVIYYTMSPEDGKININSLVKIYDDQPNQRTIEMVTRLFYQFGLKREMIFPILDWIDENHQETGGGAEQYYYNRLSPPRKIKNAPLYSLSELLSVKGFDRSVVYESLKPKDYDKNNSKDFMTEEERALRSDKDYVLSNNITAYLPAGDSYDDRININTAPYFVLISLSDFMTKQAAMKILKLKLQKGGYIKELKDLETEPEFQVKTTGDLTLYKELAGEGTDVSGGRIKTKGEVYKITGVGIIKDKVVRKVSGLFDLTNNQMLYYTED
- a CDS encoding type II secretion system protein GspJ is translated as MSRHRRGFTLVEISIVVMIMAVIFTGIFSVFYTANKISKKGASNKGANRKDILYAMENIRGTLARTYFIDNQKRILFVGKQDGVTGGRNDRVVFATANPNSEEEGQASVREVSFYLRKMPNPKMSGLSYLIRREDEMIDTFPTQGGVEHVLLENVKSFQMKFSERGDKWVDDWNSRTTKKIPRLIRFEIISLVGNAFVKYESLAHPVILYK
- a CDS encoding prepilin-type N-terminal cleavage/methylation domain-containing protein; protein product: MQKPNLNKYFRQAFTLFEVTIAMAMAAMVMTYTYSLIAEGISYQKKAVLLANAVHLAKIKMAQVDSSTTMQTDTSRGSIDAFPGYTFETEIKEEEMDLLKLAGGPNAEALRKKAPKDMLGDKDVGFSDLMKKRGQKKSFETGGVLKVFRVKVSIFYSDGNKKETYSVETFRSTKY
- a CDS encoding prepilin-type N-terminal cleavage/methylation domain-containing protein; the protein is MITRQLSDKIPVLKTKRKLRDGLTLIEIVVVISILGLIMVIVGGTLRNLIIPSTEDIAVKLQESFKFGYNKAQLTNQAVLFQYDFEKREYQFFLLKREEGGLEEEAILKKVTLPFYSKIVSVRDLGGKPRSEGKIRIVFTPQGTTTDLFLYVGSDTEIKRTIQIYCYGGKIKIHKTEYFPEPETKAIEKVSYGLDERDEQVDSNAKTQPK
- a CDS encoding type II secretion system protein GspG, encoding MKTKGKHRKIREGLTLIEITVVMLILGSLMAILYSSIGNRGEGEKKLKLKNDSAVLKTALERYLEVYDKYPSEEQGLQALIEKPDDDKIGDDYEPIIREKAVLKDPWKTPYVLKFEGAVPQIVTLGDDKKEGGEGKGKDFNILSPDDYPAAFR
- a CDS encoding type II secretion system F family protein; translated protein: MPLFTYVAFNRKGKEEKNIIDAPNLQAARNKLKAKGLYVRSIQEDREKEERELFPFLSKLLYRIPRKDVGLFCKQLGTLIGAGIPLDKCLLSIIDQVENIYFKKVLIEMRADITEGMSLSESMKKHKTVFPDQYPSLISVGESTGNYENTLHRLAELEEKSSELKSKVQVAMIYPMIMGLLSLGVSIFLLVVVIPQIEQLFASFDAKLPLLTRGVIFLSYVLTNYWFFILGAIAAGLLSFLKWKSSGEGKKVWDRFLLGLPVIGTLLRKILVSNFARNLSILLMNRVPLIVSLNIVSDVVGHTVFKEEIESAIIKIKEGGKLSDSLQGSQVLPQMVLGMLSAGEASDKVPEMMNKLSEIYESEVDTAIKSLTQSLEPMMIIVMGGIIFTIMAAIMTPMYKLTQEIQGM